A part of Halictus rubicundus isolate RS-2024b chromosome 4, iyHalRubi1_principal, whole genome shotgun sequence genomic DNA contains:
- the LOC143353664 gene encoding uncharacterized protein LOC143353664 isoform X2, whose product MMMMMMIMMMMMMMMMMMMMMMMMMMMMMMMMMMMMMMMTMMMMTMIMMMMTMMMMMMMMMMTMTTTTTTMTMTETMMMTKTTTTTRTTMTMMMMMTMMMMMTMMMMMMMMMKMKTMISTKENIRKRTKP is encoded by the coding sequence atgatgatgatgatgatgataatgatgatgatgatgatgatgatgatgatgatgatgatgatgatgatgatgatgatgatgatgatgatgatgatgatgatgatgatgatgatgatgacgatgatgatgatgacgatgataatgatgatgatgacgatgatgatgatgatgatgatgatgatgatgacgatgacgacgacgacgacgacgatgacgatgacggagacgatgatgatgacgaagacgacgacgacgacgaggacgacgatgacgatgatgatgatgatgacgatgatgatgatgatgacgatgatgatgatgatgatgatgatgatgaagatGAAGACGATGATATCAACAAAGGAAAATATACGCAAAAGAACAAAGCCCTGA
- the LOC143353664 gene encoding uncharacterized protein LOC143353664 isoform X1: MMMMMMMMMMMMIMMMMMMMMMMMMMIMMMMMMMMMMMMMMMMMMMMMMMMMMMMMMMMTMMMMTMIMMMMTMMMMMMMMMMTMTTTTTTMTMTETMMMTKTTTTTRTTMTMMMMMTMMMMMTMMMMMMMMMKMKTMISTKENIRKRTKP; this comes from the coding sequence atgatgatgatgatgatgatgatgatgatgatgatgataatgatgatgatgatgatgatgatgatgatgatgatgatgataatgatgatgatgatgatgatgatgatgatgatgatgatgatgatgatgatgatgatgatgatgatgatgatgatgatgatgatgatgatgatgatgacgatgatgatgatgacgatgataatgatgatgatgacgatgatgatgatgatgatgatgatgatgatgacgatgacgacgacgacgacgacgatgacgatgacggagacgatgatgatgacgaagacgacgacgacgacgaggacgacgatgacgatgatgatgatgatgacgatgatgatgatgatgacgatgatgatgatgatgatgatgatgatgaagatGAAGACGATGATATCAACAAAGGAAAATATACGCAAAAGAACAAAGCCCTGA